The following are from one region of the Noviherbaspirillum sedimenti genome:
- a CDS encoding MmgE/PrpD family protein, producing the protein MAQLERFGQALAAFATDVEATPLPGFYSSAFLNWFGCALAGSRSQTVERAMAFHLADAPGKLLPPIGRREGLGASASVLIDCLSSACLAYDDIHFETTLHPTGPVAAAILGLSRCRPVSGADALHALRVGMEVECRVSLAMLGARTGSARGWYPTGIAGGIGAAAAVGRLLGFDAARMETAFGLAAARASGTRGTHGAMSAYWVPAVAAESGYVAARLAEVGFTCLPASLTGANGLVRQMAPQPDLTAALDGLGNHYICEATACKPYPFGFIAHAVIKCCLDLHARQKASGDLDRLVLQVSSTAAMLGNKPQPTSVFDAQVSLQFIAARVLSDPTLAFEPLPEDITIEQGVARIASRVEIERVEGLQDQQCRCLATYRDGSEYVVTCDVAPGAPGNLPSTAEVEAKFVRLASSIVGVHAAEQLLGSLREIHEMADISDLLSRSW; encoded by the coding sequence AGTTGGAACGATTCGGTCAGGCGTTGGCCGCTTTTGCAACCGATGTTGAGGCAACACCCCTTCCCGGGTTCTACAGTAGTGCCTTTCTTAACTGGTTCGGATGTGCACTAGCCGGCTCGCGCAGCCAGACGGTGGAGCGCGCGATGGCCTTCCATCTGGCGGATGCGCCAGGAAAGCTGCTGCCGCCGATCGGCCGTCGCGAGGGGCTTGGCGCATCCGCAAGCGTACTCATAGACTGCCTGAGTTCGGCGTGCCTAGCCTATGACGATATCCATTTCGAAACGACACTTCATCCCACGGGGCCCGTCGCAGCCGCCATTTTGGGGCTTTCGCGTTGTCGGCCCGTATCCGGTGCCGATGCCCTGCACGCTTTGCGCGTCGGGATGGAGGTGGAGTGCCGGGTTTCCCTTGCGATGTTGGGGGCAAGGACTGGATCGGCGCGTGGATGGTATCCCACCGGTATAGCTGGCGGTATAGGTGCCGCGGCAGCAGTGGGTCGTCTGCTGGGCTTTGACGCAGCGCGAATGGAGACGGCTTTTGGCCTGGCTGCCGCTCGTGCGTCGGGGACGCGAGGCACGCATGGTGCGATGTCGGCCTATTGGGTGCCGGCGGTGGCGGCGGAATCCGGTTATGTCGCCGCACGTCTGGCGGAAGTGGGGTTTACCTGCTTGCCAGCGTCGCTGACGGGCGCGAACGGCCTTGTGCGGCAGATGGCACCGCAGCCCGATCTGACGGCCGCACTTGACGGACTCGGGAACCATTACATCTGCGAGGCCACCGCCTGCAAACCCTATCCTTTCGGCTTCATCGCGCATGCCGTTATCAAGTGCTGCCTAGATCTGCATGCGCGCCAGAAAGCCTCTGGCGATCTTGACCGGCTGGTGCTGCAGGTGTCCTCGACAGCAGCAATGCTTGGCAACAAGCCTCAACCCACGAGCGTGTTTGATGCGCAGGTTTCGCTCCAGTTCATCGCCGCCCGTGTTCTTTCAGACCCGACGCTTGCCTTCGAGCCTCTGCCCGAGGATATTACGATCGAGCAAGGGGTTGCGCGGATCGCCAGCCGTGTCGAAATCGAAAGGGTAGAAGGCCTACAGGATCAGCAGTGCCGCTGCCTTGCCACCTACCGGGACGGTTCAGAGTATGTTGTGACCTGCGATGTAGCGCCCGGGGCGCCAGGCAACCTGCCCTCGACAGCCGAGGTGGAAGCCAAATTCGTCAGACTTGCATCCAGCATAGTAGGCG